Part of the Lolium rigidum isolate FL_2022 chromosome 6, APGP_CSIRO_Lrig_0.1, whole genome shotgun sequence genome, TGACGTTAAATAACAATGTTGCCGGTACTTTTCAAAATTGCCAGCAAAATGAAGCCGGGCATTTAGTAATATGTCTGTAATACTAGTCATTGCCAGCACTATTTGGAGCATGCCGCAAAAAATGATgccaatttgaataaatgccggcAATAATAGGCATTGTCGGCACTTATTAAAAAATGCCGCAAGAGTTATTGGCGGCTCTTCGAAAAATATGTCGGTAATCAGCACCATCGGAGCTACTTTTTGAAAACTGTCGGCAATTAAGTGGTAATTAGAGGCACATGTCAGAAAAGTGCACGTAAAGAGCAGCTATGGGGGCATATTAGGAAAGTGTCGGCATGAAATGTCGGCAATTTGGGCACATGAGGTAGTAAAAGTCTCTATCTCTTCTAAGGACGACAATGAGTAGGGTGCAGGTAGAGAGGATGGGTCCGGGGCCTCTCTTCCTCCATGGTGTCGGGGCACCTCGGGAGGATCTGGTTCGGCGCGGCTCCCCGTGACGGACGTAGCGGGCGCCAGCGGCGGCTCGTCCTTGGCTCTGGGCGCCCATCCCAGATGGATTCGACCGGGCCAATGGGTTTGAGCGGGTCGGGGCTTGTCTGTGGAAGAGCTTCCTAATGGTTGCGGTGGTGGTTGCCTCCGGCAACGGGCCGTGGCGGTGGCAGAGGTGCAGGGTGGGACGGGCCGATTGGGTGAAAGCCCTAGGTTAATTGCTTCTCCCTGCCCTCTCCGTGATCCCATCTGTCGTCGTCGGAGGGCCGGCTAGCTGCAGGGCGTTGCCCAGGAGTGGGTGATCTACGCCTGGTGCCTCCGCGTTGCCTCGGCTGGCCTGGGATGGTCGACGTCATTGGAGCCCGACCTGAATAAATGTGGCGGTCCTAGGGTTgctcttgtgcgaagatgaagaccttcccgaGGCCTGTCCTTCTTTATCTGGCCAgagtgttgagtttcggaaggcacGGACGACGGATGTAACATTGCACATatcgcctggagtttgctggaccgggtggtattcggtcgtgcgcactcaTGTTTTTATTCCAACCATTTGGTTTGGAGGGAGCAGCGCGAAGTTCCGTTCTTTCTTGCCATGAGgagacattttggtccatggtgaaatcagaggcggagaatatcatgatggCTAGATTGGAGTGCTAGCAATGGAGATCTAAATCTatgcgatgttgagggacttgcttggtgttccgggcttcgcagcagcaatatgaaagtgggggcggcaacatgTGAAGTTCAAAGTCACGCCTTTCAAGATGAAAATTCAAGGCcaagccttaattggttgtgcttgaCAATTatcttgttgaagacattattTTGAAATCACggactatctttagggtgaaaacctaagatttttGATCGGGCAACGAcggtgctggtgcactgttcccttcttagaggcgtcgcttttgaagagtctgatatttaggtgttgtcttggcggtggttaTATTGTTGTTTCTAGGGCTGGAATGTTGTGGCagcacttttatttcttagttgtttttttctttttctgtccaTGTGCATCCGTACATCAgggcattgcgttgttgcagaggccaaAGGACGAGTGTATTTGGTATTtcctaatattaatatattcccttttatCAAAAAAGATCAAACATAGGTCAAACAGTAAACAAGTTATTCTCAATTTACATTCATGATCACAATCTCAGGACACGCCAAAAAATAGCATCCGACCTCCCTAGCAGGGCAAAATAACATGTCGTCATCCTATTAGCATTGATGCGAGCGGGTCATGGTGTCGATCGAGACGACGAACGATGTGAGCGCGCTGCAAATTAGAATGAGGTGGACCACAAATTGTACTATCTTGGAATGTATTTTGGAGATTTGAGTAATCTGAGTCCGAGTTTATACTGTACCATTCATATGCATCCAACAGATAAGATAATGTAGCAACCTGACTTGAATTTGACAGCCATAGAACAAGAACATGTAATAAGTAAGTTTATAGCTAATTAATATTTCTCAGGAGGAAGCTGAGACTCTTTCAACACAAATACAGTGCAACATTGCCTCCATGCCATTCCCATACCTTGGTATTCCCATGGGCACAACTAGGTCAACAATAAGAGATCTTTCCCCACTCACTGATAGAATTGAAAGGAGGCTTACTGCATCTGCTTCCTTTTTATCTTATGGTCACATGTTAATTTTGGTTAATTCAGTTCTGTCCTCAATGCCTATTCATTATCTTAGCACACTGGACATACCAGATGGAGTGGTTGATGTAATTGATAAAGCCAGAAGGAATTGTTtgtggagaaaaaggaaagaTGATGAGAAAGTACACTCTTTAGCTTCTTGGGATATGATATGTAAGCCAAAGAATAAGGGAGGATTGGGTATCATAAATCTGAAGATTCAAAATAAGAGTCTTATGATGAAGCAGTTGCATAAATTTTATAATAATGTGGATCTTCCCTGGGTCAAATTAATTAGGAATACATATTACTACAAGGAAGTGCCCCATGCAGTTACTGTTTgtggatctttttggtggagaaaCATTATGAAACTTTTTGATATATACAGacaagtggcacattgcaagattgGAAATGGGGAAACAATTCTCTTTTGGTCAGACAATTGGAATGATTGGGTTATTCATGAAAGATTTCCAAGACTTTTTTCGTTTGCCAAGGACAAACTCATCTCAGTCAAAGAGGCTTTACAAACTACTGATCCAGCACAAGCTTTTCATCTTCCTATTTCAACTGAAGCTGCTGCTGAACTAAGAACACTTCAAGATCTGTTAACAGGAGTTGTAACGCTGAATAATAATGATCAGTGGCTTATCACAAGTAATAAATCTGGAGCTTTTGTCCCCAGACAGGTGTATAGAATGAGTTTTCAACATATAACTTCTCATTTTCCTTCACAATGGATCTGGAAGAGTAAGTGTACTTCCAAACATAAATTTTTTGCATGGCTCATCTTGCATGATAGAATCAACACGAAGGATATGCTACGGAGAAGACACTGGCAAGTTACCTCGGATCATACTTGTGTTTTTTGTTATACTGATGCTTTGGAAGACTGGTCCCACTTATTCTTTGAGTGTACCTTTAGTGTCAGAGTGTGGATATACTTGCAAATAAATTGGGGGCAAAGATCAGGATCAGAGATGCTGAAGAATGCCAAAAAAAGATTTAAGGGCCCCTGTTTTGTGGAGATTATAATTTTGGCTTGCTGGAATATATGGAAGCAGAGGAATAACAAGATCTTTAAGAATATAAGGCCAACATTCAGGAATTGGAAACAGGGATTTGTTTCTGATGTTACCCTGCTTAAGCATAGGGTAAAAGAAAGTTTTGTGCCCATTTTGTCATCATGGCTTGACAACTTGTTGTAAATCTTTTGTATATAGTGGTAGGTAGTTTTTCTCTCCTTTTTGTTTGTACTCTTTGTATATACTTTTTGTTTCACAAGtaataaaaggctgtgggggGCTCCCCTGCAGTAGTTAGCTTCAAAAAGAAGTAAGTTTATAGCTATACTCCATCTATAATAAGATCAAATAGAAAAAACTTGAACCTTAAATAGCTAGCCTATTTGCCTCTCGCTgatggcgggggcgggggcgcggCGGCAGCGACATGAGTTGAACCCGGCGGCCCTGCATCATCCAAAATTGCCGGACTAACTATGTTGCTGGCACCCGGCTCGTACTGGAATACCTAAGGATGACGAAAGACTTTGCTGGAACTGCGTGTCCCCGGAGCCGGAAACTGAGGCGATGGAGCTGCCTGGCTGCTGTTGCTGGTGTCGGCATTGCCGCGCTGGAAATCCTGACCAGACCACCAATACCCAGGGTAGCTTTCTACACTCGTGAAGTTGCCGCCCATGCCCATGCCGTACTCTCCGCCGGTGCCGGAGACAATAGCAGATTGCTCAGGCGCCGGAGTGGCGTTGATGAAGTGGCCGCCCATGCCCATGCCTAGGGGCGGGCTTTGGTAGTAGTACCCGACCGGCAAGACTCCATTGCACGGCTGGTCGTGGCACATGGTCAGTTCGGGGCAGACGTAATGAGCATTGCCGTAGCCAGGCGCCTGCATCTGGCCATAGCTGTCCACACCGCCCAAGTAGTTTCCACCGATGTGTTGGAAGCCAAACGGCGGTTGCGTCGTCTCTGCATTGTGCatttggtagctattgttgtccCACAAGaattcctccggccgccggccgaGGTTGTTGTTTTTCCCAGGGCACGGCACCATGTGCAGCTGGAAGCCGGCGTCCATGTCCCCGGCGTTGCCCCCGATGCAGGGGAAGCCATCATGACCGAGCTGCGGCGCCATGACGGCGTCCGCCGCAGTCTGCTCGAGCAGGCCGTCTGCTGGCAAACCCAGTGCCTCTAGCCTCTTCCTCGTGCCACGCAACGTCGCGTTGATCATCTCGAGCAGCTCCCCCGCCTCTGCCGGCGTCATGTCGCCGAGAGCCACGCCCACGTCCGCGAGCGAACCGGGGCCCTGCTGCTGGACCCTGGCGAGCTTGGCCCTTTCCTTGCACAACTCCGCCTCGAGGTGAATCCGTAGCGTGTGCTGCGCGCGGATCTCCGGTGGCACGGCTCGGTACTTGTCCAGAACGCCCTCCTCCGACTCCCACTGAAGCGGCACGACGCCGGCAACACCCGCGGTGCAGACGAGCGCGACCTGCACGCCGCACAACGTGGCGAGCTCGCCGGCCTTCTTCTTGATCCCCTTGGCCCTCCTCGCGTACGTCGCGGCGCGCGCCCGCGCGCCTTCGATGAGCTTCATCGCGATCTTGCAGCGAGGCATGATGGCTGGCGCTGACGGCGAGTACTtcttcctgctcctgctcctcctccgatcTCCTTTGGCTTTGTGCTTCTCCGGGCGTCCGGCGCTGCGGTATAAATAGAAACGGAAGCTTCTCTGCGCGGACGGGAACGAGGCCAGCAGTAGGACCTTCCTATTACGTAATCTGGCATTAGTCTAATCTAAATTCCTGTTAAGCAAATGATGATGCTGCTAGCTTTGCTAGCTGAGTATTGTAGGTAATACTGTCTCGGGCGTAGGATTAAAACATAGATAACCGTGATTAACCTGCTAGGTATCCGATCTCTTCTTAAGTTGCACTAGAGGAAAGAAATTTGGGTCTTGGATTGATTTACTTCCTTTTTTTAACTTCGCGGACGAGTTTCCGTGAGCTTCGAACGCGATATGGAAAGTGGAACCGTGTTAATTTGACACGGATTTTCCTGTTTCCACGATGGAAACCTTCCTACCGACAAATAACATGGTTTTAAATTTTAGTTTTCTTGACAAAAATACGATTATGAGTTCTTTTTTGTGAAACACAACGTGGACACTTTTTTAACCCCTATAATACCTATGAGCATCTTTGACAGTCCAAGAAATTAATTTGGGTGGGTCTTGAAATTGCTGA contains:
- the LOC124663694 gene encoding uncharacterized protein LOC124663694, whose product is MPRCKIAMKLIEGARARAATYARRAKGIKKKAGELATLCGVQVALVCTAGVAGVVPLQWESEEGVLDKYRAVPPEIRAQHTLRIHLEAELCKERAKLARVQQQGPGSLADVGVALGDMTPAEAGELLEMINATLRGTRKRLEALGLPADGLLEQTAADAVMAPQLGHDGFPCIGGNAGDMDAGFQLHMVPCPGKNNNLGRRPEEFLWDNNSYQMHNAETTQPPFGFQHIGGNYLGGVDSYGQMQAPGYGNAHYVCPELTMCHDQPCNGVLPVGYYYQSPPLGMGMGGHFINATPAPEQSAIVSGTGGEYGMGMGGNFTSVESYPGYWWSGQDFQRGNADTSNSSQAAPSPQFPAPGTRSSSKVFRHP